The Streptococcus downei MFe28 DNA window AGTCCAATTGCGTATTGGCAATAGTCATCAAATCGCTGATTGGCATATTGGTTTGGATGGAATCTTGGAGATTGTTGGCGATAGAGGAAATCTTAGAAACTGATTTCGCCGAGGCCAACTTATTGATGATGGCTGTGATGACCTTCTCTTGGTTCTTACCGCGGTCATTATCACCATTTTCTAGACTATAACGTTCACGAACAAAGGCCAGAGCACCTTGTGAATCTAAATGGACATTGCCCACTTCAAAGGTATAATCCTTGTTGGTGTGGGCGGTAAAGGCCTGGTCGTTATAAACGTCAATACCACCTAGCAGGTCAACTAACTTGAGGAAGGAGGTAAAGTTGAGGCGGGCATAATAATCAATGTTGATATTGTAAAGATTTTCTAAGGTCTTCATAGATGTCTGAACACCATAGATACCAGCGTGGGTCAGCTTATCCTTTTGGTTGTTACCTCCATCTGGGATGGTAACGTAGGCATCACGAGGGGTTGTGGTCAAGAGAACCTTGTGAGTCTTAAGGTTGATGCTGGCAATAATGTTAACATCGGATCGAGAAACTGAGTTAATCGGACCGTAGGTGTCGATACCAGAAATATAGATATTAAAGGCATTGGTATCAACCTTTTTATTGGATTCAACCTTATTAGCCGTTTGAATCTTATGGCTATAGATGGTCCTAACCTTCTTACTGAAATCCTTGTCCTGGGCTTCAATCAGACTAGAGTAGGCACTATTCAGAATAATGGCCTTGGTAGAACCGGACATCAGGTCATTATAGGCCTGGGCATAGGAATCGACATGATTGACGGTTATACTCTTGGACTTATCTGCCTTGATTTCTTTGACGAATTCATCAATATTAGTGCCATCGCTTTGGGTTGGTGCCTCGACTTCATCAATGTTTTCTAAGTCCTTAATGGAACTATCCTTGGGCACAACGATGCTCATTTCTACCTGAGAATACTTGGTGGAGTCATTAAGAGTGCCAATGAAGTTAACAAACTTATTAAAGCCAAGAAAAGTCAGGGCAGAAATCACCGTAAAAATCACTAAGAGGACACTGGTCCACATCTTGGCGCGATTCTTAACAATGAGAAAGGCCGCTAAAACAAATACTACGGCTAGGAGGACTGTAAAAATAAGGTTAAGGTATTTCGAAGCCAAAAAATTATATTTATAGGTGATAAAGAGGGTCATCGCTGAAACCGCCGTATAGAGTATAAATAATAAAATATTGACGAAATAATGCGTGCTAAAACTCTTAGACTTGGATCGATTATGTCTTGCCATCATTGCTTCTCCAGTATTATTGATTTCACGCTTTATTATACCTAATTTTTACGACAAGTCCAAGGAAGTTTAACCCATTTTTAACGTGTCTGTCATAATTTAAACAGTTAACGAAGCTCTGAAATGGCTTTAGACTAGCCATTTAGCAAGATTGGTTAGCTTCTTTTCCATTAAAAAAATATTTTCAGCTGAGTTTTTTTACAGTCAACAAATCCCAGACTAAACTCACATCGGTCGTTAATAATTTCAAGGTTTAATGGTGTTTTTCTTTATTAAACCTGTTCGAAAAAGTGCTTTTGGTCGAAATCAAACTTATTATTTTGATACTTTCTAACCTAGCAAGTTTATCAGCGACTTTTAATTGCTGATAAACTACGGTAATCGCTATGGCGATTTACCTAGCTACCTTACTAATACCATTTCCAAAATATCATCGATTTTGAAAATGTCATGTCGTTAAGTAGTGCGGACGGAAGCGACCACCTTTGGCGTTCCATTCCAACACGAAGTTAGTCCAGTCGATATTACTGGACTAGCTGAGTTAGTCAGGAAGCTAACCCATCTCAATGGAGATGGACGTTTGACATCAGACACTTTAGTGGCTTGATGTCTTTGCTTCCTGCTATTTTTTGAGCCCTTCGCTTTTACATTTTTAGGCTCAGGCAGATTTCGTCCACTGGACGAAATCTCTTCAAAAAATCCGTTATTAGCAACAAAAAGAGTTGTTGCTAATAATGCCACTACGGCGAAAGTATCACCTAGGTTCACTCTCCCTCTATAATTTAGAAAATTAAATATCCCTGTATTTTCTGCCGGAGGGAGCATTTGAGGAAAGTGAACATATCTCCAAACAAGTCCATCGATTCCAGACCTTAGTTTTAACTCGGTATTAAACTTATTGCAGACCAGTTTGGGCTGGCTGGCTCAGAGCATCCAGCTGACTTTGCAGGTCTGATTTTTTCGAGGTGGTTGTTACCTTGTCAATGGCTCCTTGGGCTAACTGGATATTGTCCGCAGTCGGATTGGCCTGGGCATTGGCCAAGGCTAGCTTAGCTGAAACAATATTAAAGCGCTCCTGATAGGCAGCCTTCTGACTTTTATTGGAAACCTGATCAATCTCATCTTGGAGACTGTCAAGCTTATCGACACTAGGATTATTTTCCAGCGCTTCTAAATCTGCTTCCACGTTCTTATTGCTTTGTGATGACGAAGAGGAACTGCTAGTGCTAGAGATATACCTTGGCGCTACCTCTACATCTCCCCCCTTAACTGGCTTATTGCTGTATTTGGTATAGACAAAGAGACCAAAAATAAGAACAAGCAGGGCAAGGCTCATTGCTAAATATAGGCTTTCACTTCTTTTAAACTTCATAAAGACCCTCTCTCTTAAAATATTGGAAGACAACTGGGATGACTAGACTTATAGCGACAAGCCAGTCCTAGCGCTTCTCTCCCTTGAATGCGACCGACTATTCATCAATCGTCTGAATAGCTTTCATTGGGCTATAAGCCCCATCTGAAAGCAGATACAAAATTTATTATAGCTTATTTCGGGAATTATTCAAGTTAGTGAGAAGAAAATGCAGAAAATTAGCATTATTTTCATTTAAGGGTCAGGGAAAATTAGAACCAAGAATCTATATCTAAGACTAAACCAAGCATTCGCCTTTACAAGGAATAGGCGCTGAATGTGGCTAGTTCCACTTATCGCGTTATGGCACGAAAAAGCTGGTGAAATGAACTTCCGCCAGCTTTTACTTTGATTTTATGAGTTTTATCCACCTAGGTAGGCCTTACGAACTTCATCGGAAGCCAGCAATTCTTGACCTGTACCTGAGAGAACAATTTTCCCAGTTTCTAGGACATAGCCCCTATCAGCGATTGACAGGGCCTTATTAGCGTTCTGCTCAATCAGGAGAACCGTGGTCCCCTGCTTTTGAATATCTTGGATGATGTCAAAGATTTCTTGGATGAAGATTGGAGCCAGTCCCATAGAAGGCTCATCGAGAAGGAGGAGCTGGGGTTGACTCATCAAGGCTCGTCCCATGGCTAACATCTGTTGCTCACCACCAGACAGGGTTGCCGCATCCTGATTCTTGCGCTCTTCCAAACGAGGGAAGCGATTAAAAACATGCTCCAAATTGGCTTGATTTTGGTCCTTGTTATTATTTAAAAAGGCACCCATTTCTAGATTTTCTAGAACGGTTAAACCAGGGAAGACATGTCGACCTTCTGGTACCTGAGCTAAACCATCTGCGACAATCTTACGAGCAGCTGTCTTTTGAATCTGGTTGCCCAAGTAGCTAATGCTACCCTCACTCGGGCGAACCAAACCTGAGATAGTCCGCAAAATTGAGGTCTTGCCAGCACCATTGGCACCAATGAGGGTGACAACCTCACCTTCATTGACTTCGAAGCTGACATTCTTGACAGCTTCGATAGCCCCATAGCTGATTGAGAGGTTTTCAATTTTTAACATAGACATTAGGCTTCACCTCCCAGATAGGCTTCGATCACTCGCTTATTGGTCTTGATTTCATCAGGTGTCCCATGGGCAATCAGCCGACCGTATTCCAGTACGTAAATCCTTTCGGTTACATCCATAACCAAACTCATATCGTGTTCAATCAGGATAACCGTGATGGCAAATTCTTCCTTAATTTTGCGAATCAAGGCTGTCAATTCCGCTGTTTCTTGAGGGTTCATCCCTGCAGCTGGTTCATCTAGGAAAAGAATTTTTGGCTCAGTAGCTAGGGCCCGAACAATTTCCAAACGGCGTTGTTGGCCATAAGGAAGATTCTTAGCAAGGGTATCGGCATCTTGGCCCAAGTCAAAGATTTTCAAGAGTTCCAGAGCCTTAGCCTTGAGCTCTTTTTCACTTTGATAATACTTGGGTAAACGCAAGAATGAGGCCAAGAGGTGAGCACTATGGCGATTGGCAAAACCAATCAGAACATTGTCCAGAACCGTCATTTCCTTAAAGAGGCGGATATTTTGGAAGGTCCGAGAGAGGCCTAAAGAAGCAATCTTATGAGGAGCCTTGCCATTGAGAAGGGTGCCATCTAGTGTGACTGTCCCTTCACTTGGAACGTAAACACCTGTTAAGAGGTTGAAAAGGGTGGTTTTCCCAGCCCCATTGGGACCAATCAAACCGACCAGTTCTCCCTTGTTGAGTTCCAGAGAAACATCACCAACGGCTGTCAGACCACCGAAATTTTTGGTTAAGTTTTTAACTTCAAGAAGTGCCATTAGTTCTTACCCTCCTTATTCTTGTTGAAAAATCTTGATAGGGTAAATTCCTTGGTTCCCAAAAGTCCACCAGGACGGAAGATCATGACCAAAATCAGGGCCAATGAATAGATAATCATCCGCAATTCTGAGAAATTTTGCAGGAACATATTGAGGATACCAAGAACAACACCAGCAATAATAGTACCAGTAATGGAACCCAGCCCTCCCATAACGGCGATAATCAGGTAGTCAATGGATTTCATGATGGTGAAATCTTTTGGTACGACTGTCCCTATATAGCTGACATAGAGAGAACCGGCGATGGCTGAGATAACAGCCCCCATAACAAAGACCAAAACCTTCTGGCGAGTCAGGTTAACCCCCATGGACTCAGCTGCAATTTCATCCTCACGAACTGCAATAATTTGCCGGCCGGTTGATGACCGTAGGAAGTTAAGAACCAGAATGGTAATGACCACTACAAAGACAAAGATGACCTGCCAAGTAGTGTAGGGCAGAATTCCTGTCAGACCAGCAGCACCATTAGTAAGGGTCCCACCATTAACGATGATGATGCGAATAATTTCAGCCATACCAAGGGTTGCGATAGCCAGGTAGTCTCCTTTAAGTCGCAGGGTTGGGACACCAAAGATGATAGCGACCAGGGCTGCGATAAGAGCCCCCAAGAGCATAGACCAGTAAAAGCCATCATAGGTAGGATAGTATTGGGTAACAATAGCCGAAGCATAGGCCCCGATGGCCATGAAACCAGCTTGACCCAGGGTAAACTGACCAGAAAAACCAAGAACCAAATTGGTTCCCAAGCCCATAAGGATGGAAATTCCAATTCCCATTAGGATTTGAATATAGTAGAGGTTTAGAAGACCTGTGCTAGCTAAGACTTGGAGAATGGCGTAGATGACTGCGACAATAGCAAGCCATGTCAGATTTAATTTTAAATTCTTTTTCATGTCCTACACCTTCTCTTTCACGTTTTTACCGAGGATACCTGCTGGACGGACCAGGAGGATAACAATCAAGACGGCATAAACGATAGCATCACGGTAGGTTGATAGACCAAGGGCATTGGATAGGGTTTCCAAGATACCGATGACAAAGCCACCGATAGCCGCACCTGGGATAAGACCGATACCACCCAGAACGGCAGCGACAAAGGCCTTAATCCCTGGTGTCATCCCCATAAGCGGGTCAATCGAATTATAGTAGAGGGCAATGAGGACCCCTGCTGCACCAGCCAGGGCGGAACCTAGGGCAAAGGTGAAGCTGATGGTAGAGTCAACATTGATCCCCATCAGTTGAGCGGCATCGCTATCAACAGAGACTGCCCGCATGGCTTTCCCCATCTTGGTCTGTTTGACAATCAATTGGAGACCAATCATGAGAACGATAGCCACGGCCAAAATCAGGAGCTGAATATTGGTAATGGTCACAGGTCCCAAATCAAAGCTATGCATCTTGATAGCCTGTGGGAAAGAGCGCTTATTCGAGCCAAAGAAGAAGACCATGGTGTATTCCAAGAGGAAGGAGACCCCGATAGCCGTAATCAAGGCTGAAATCCGAGTCGAATTTCTCAAAGGTCGATAGGCCAAGAACTCAATCACCATTCCCAAAATAGCGGTAAGGACCATTGAGAAAATCAGAGCAATCCAGAAATTCAGGTGTAAACCATTAATGGCCCAGTAGCCAATAAAGGCCCCCATCATGAAGATGTCCCCGTGGGCAAAGTTAATCAATTTAATAATCCCATAAACCATGGTATATCCTAGGGCCAAAAGGGCATAGATACTTCCTAGGATAATCCCATTTACCAGTTGTTGGGGAAGTTGTGCTAACATAAAATACCAAACTTTCTTTGTTTTTATCTTGTCAAGAAAACTTCTACTACTTCTTAATCGTTACGGTATCAGCAGAGGTTTCGACACCATTGTCTAACTTAACCATAACCGCTGATTTAATCGGATTATGAAGGTTATCAATGGTCATCTCACCCGTTACGCCAACAAAGTTCTTGAGTTTCGCTAAATTATCAGCGAGCTCAATCGAATTCTTGGCTCCCTTGGCAGC harbors:
- a CDS encoding LCP family protein; this encodes MARHNRSKSKSFSTHYFVNILLFILYTAVSAMTLFITYKYNFLASKYLNLIFTVLLAVVFVLAAFLIVKNRAKMWTSVLLVIFTVISALTFLGFNKFVNFIGTLNDSTKYSQVEMSIVVPKDSSIKDLENIDEVEAPTQSDGTNIDEFVKEIKADKSKSITVNHVDSYAQAYNDLMSGSTKAIILNSAYSSLIEAQDKDFSKKVRTIYSHKIQTANKVESNKKVDTNAFNIYISGIDTYGPINSVSRSDVNIIASINLKTHKVLLTTTPRDAYVTIPDGGNNQKDKLTHAGIYGVQTSMKTLENLYNINIDYYARLNFTSFLKLVDLLGGIDVYNDQAFTAHTNKDYTFEVGNVHLDSQGALAFVRERYSLENGDNDRGKNQEKVITAIINKLASAKSVSKISSIANNLQDSIQTNMPISDLMTIANTQLDSGASFKVSSQAVTGTGSTGELPSYAMPGASLYMMQLDDASVSDAADKIKDVLGGK
- a CDS encoding ABC transporter ATP-binding protein produces the protein MSMLKIENLSISYGAIEAVKNVSFEVNEGEVVTLIGANGAGKTSILRTISGLVRPSEGSISYLGNQIQKTAARKIVADGLAQVPEGRHVFPGLTVLENLEMGAFLNNNKDQNQANLEHVFNRFPRLEERKNQDAATLSGGEQQMLAMGRALMSQPQLLLLDEPSMGLAPIFIQEIFDIIQDIQKQGTTVLLIEQNANKALSIADRGYVLETGKIVLSGTGQELLASDEVRKAYLGG
- a CDS encoding ABC transporter ATP-binding protein, which gives rise to MALLEVKNLTKNFGGLTAVGDVSLELNKGELVGLIGPNGAGKTTLFNLLTGVYVPSEGTVTLDGTLLNGKAPHKIASLGLSRTFQNIRLFKEMTVLDNVLIGFANRHSAHLLASFLRLPKYYQSEKELKAKALELLKIFDLGQDADTLAKNLPYGQQRRLEIVRALATEPKILFLDEPAAGMNPQETAELTALIRKIKEEFAITVILIEHDMSLVMDVTERIYVLEYGRLIAHGTPDEIKTNKRVIEAYLGGEA
- a CDS encoding branched-chain amino acid ABC transporter permease is translated as MKKNLKLNLTWLAIVAVIYAILQVLASTGLLNLYYIQILMGIGISILMGLGTNLVLGFSGQFTLGQAGFMAIGAYASAIVTQYYPTYDGFYWSMLLGALIAALVAIIFGVPTLRLKGDYLAIATLGMAEIIRIIIVNGGTLTNGAAGLTGILPYTTWQVIFVFVVVITILVLNFLRSSTGRQIIAVREDEIAAESMGVNLTRQKVLVFVMGAVISAIAGSLYVSYIGTVVPKDFTIMKSIDYLIIAVMGGLGSITGTIIAGVVLGILNMFLQNFSELRMIIYSLALILVMIFRPGGLLGTKEFTLSRFFNKNKEGKN
- a CDS encoding branched-chain amino acid ABC transporter permease; its protein translation is MLAQLPQQLVNGIILGSIYALLALGYTMVYGIIKLINFAHGDIFMMGAFIGYWAINGLHLNFWIALIFSMVLTAILGMVIEFLAYRPLRNSTRISALITAIGVSFLLEYTMVFFFGSNKRSFPQAIKMHSFDLGPVTITNIQLLILAVAIVLMIGLQLIVKQTKMGKAMRAVSVDSDAAQLMGINVDSTISFTFALGSALAGAAGVLIALYYNSIDPLMGMTPGIKAFVAAVLGGIGLIPGAAIGGFVIGILETLSNALGLSTYRDAIVYAVLIVILLVRPAGILGKNVKEKV